TGAGGTAGCGGGTTCCCTGAGCATCGAACCAGCAGAGTAACTCTTGGGGCGTGCCACCAGAGACAGACTGAAAACGACCAATCCCTAAGCCAATTTCTGGCATCCAGAAGGGTTCGCCAATTTGTAGTTGATAGTCACCGTCGATCAGTTTGTAAACCTCGAAGGGTTGGTGTCTATCTCGTTGCCAAAACTCAGGGTTATAGATGACGTAGTACAAAACACCTAATTTTCTGTAGATCTCTAACTTCTCGTCGTACTCGCCTCCAGGAGACCAGGAGACAATTTCCAGGGTCAAGATTGGAACAATTCCGTTTTCTTCCCAGGTAATGTAGCTTCTGCGAGATTTACCACCCTTGCGCCGTTCAACCCCCAAGCTTAAGAAGCCATCGGGGACAATGGGTACTCGTGGATGGGCTCCAGTGGTGTGGTAGATGCCCATATCCGCACCAAAATACCAGTCTGTGCGCTGCGCCCATATCATTTTTAGGAGGAACAGCAAGACATTAGGTATCAAGTTTTGGTCTTCGTTATCCACAGGTATATCGTCGGAGTCGGGTAACTCATCGCTGGTGGGCAGGTTGTGAAAAAGGTCGGATTGGACCATAGGACAACCGGGATTTGCTGGGTGTTTTTATGGTAGGTGATTTCAGTTTGTTCAGTGTAGGTGAAGGTTTAGTGATGAAGCTAGCGAACATCTCATGCTTGCCTCAGTGTCAGAATCTCGCCGTCCCGTTACAGTGAAATAACCTGTCATCAGGGAATCCTTCAAAGCCTTGCTGATCAGTTTATAACCTTGCTGTCTAGACTAACTAAATAACTTATCTACTAGCCTGAGTCATCTTGGCCGCTAGCGAGGGACTAGGGAACTTGTCCGCTTTAAACCACTTCAGCATTTAGTTTCACCAGGGTCAAACTTAGTTTGAGAGAGGCGTAACTTAGTTTCATCGTGCTTATATTTAGTTTCACCAAGCTTGAGACTAGTTTTGC
Above is a window of Leptolyngbya sp. FACHB-261 DNA encoding:
- a CDS encoding Uma2 family endonuclease gives rise to the protein MVQSDLFHNLPTSDELPDSDDIPVDNEDQNLIPNVLLFLLKMIWAQRTDWYFGADMGIYHTTGAHPRVPIVPDGFLSLGVERRKGGKSRRSYITWEENGIVPILTLEIVSWSPGGEYDEKLEIYRKLGVLYYVIYNPEFWQRDRHQPFEVYKLIDGDYQLQIGEPFWMPEIGLGIGRFQSVSGGTPQELLCWFDAQGTRYLTPEERAERLAARLRELGEDPDQI